In Oreochromis aureus strain Israel breed Guangdong linkage group 6, ZZ_aureus, whole genome shotgun sequence, the genomic window TCAGATCATCCAAAAACACAAGTACTTCACTCAAGTTCAAATCCCCAACACACTTCTCCATCAGTCGTTGAACGTACTTGGAGCATTTGTAACGCCCTGCGGCATGCGATTAAACTCGTAAAACCCCAGAGGACAGACAAAAGCAGTTTTAGCTTTATCTTCCTCGGCCATCTCAACCTGATAATAGCCTGATTTGAGGTCCATGACCGAGAACCACTTGGCGCCACTAAGGGCCGTGAAGGTCTCCTCAATGTTTGGGAGGGCATAAGCATCCCTAATGGTCCGTGCGTTCAACTTCCGGTAATCAACGCACAACCTGATCGAACCGTCCTTTTTACGCACAACTACTATTGGGGATGCGTAGGGGCTCTCCGACTCCCTAATGACACCTGCATCAAGCAGTTCTTTGAGGTGTTGCTTGACAGCTTCTCTGTCACTTGGGTGGATGGGCCTCGACCGTTCCTTAAACGGCATGTCATCGTTCAGCCGAATGTGGTGCTTTACCACAGTGGTATGACCGTAAGACAGGTCATCAACCGCAAACACTTCTGAAATGGACTTGAGCTTGGTGGTAATGCGCTCTCTCCATTCTTCAGAGATGGGTGACTCATCAAGATTAAACTTTAGCTTCTCTCTATCAATACTGTCATGAGAAGAAGCATTTGAAACAGGCGCCAGGGGTGAAATGTGCTGGGCTACACATACCTGGGCAACTGTACTTCCTGGTTGCAATACAATACTGTGCCCACTCAAGTTCTGCAAGACGACTGGAACCTTACTCTTAGCTTTGTAAGGGATGTCTATCAAAGCAGTCTCAAGAAATAAACCACCGGGTAACTTGTGGTGTTCACTTGGTTCAAGGACAAAGCTTACGTTGGGAGTGTTCTTTCTCAGCCTAACATCACCAATTACACAGCACTTCTGGTTGGCAGGGATGGTGACCGGTACTTTCCCGTGCAACATTACTGGACATGTGTGGCAATCATCCATTTGTTTAGCCAAGTGCTGGAGAACCAGTGCTACATCTCTGGAACACAGTCTGTGAAGGAAATCTGGACCGTCACGTTCAGATAACTTATCATGGAGTCTCAACAGTGCATTAGTACCAATCAAAACTGGTATTCTGCTGTTAAAATGGCACTCAGGCACAACGAGAGCCAAAACAACCAACTCTTCCTCTTTGCCTGTAATGTTTTGTGGAAAAGTGACGCGGGTCTCAACATAACCAATGTAGGGGACGTGCTGTCCACCTGCGCCCTCAATCTCAAGTAACGCTTGAATGGGCTGAATGGGGAGATGTGCCAGTTTATCCTTGTGAAATGATTCGGAGATTGTAGTGACTTGTGAACCACTATCCATGATAGAGTCGCATTGCACACCCTCAACCAAAACAGAAGCTGAACAACGAGGACCTATTAGACCAGGTGGCAAGCGGGATTGGGAACCAAAATCTTGAACCATTGTCTGGGTCTTTATTTTGCTCTGAACACTAATGCTTTGGTCAATTGGGCCGGGACTAATGCTGGTCTCAGCTCCTGGGCGTCCCACAGCAGGAGCTGCTACAAGTTTAAAGCAAAAGGCTCAGTAACCTGTTGGGCTTGGAACCTTCCTTGCTTTTCCTTTAACTCAGCATTCTTCTGACGGACTAGTGTCTGGTTGGGTTCATTTGGGCATCGGCGGCAATATGGTTATCTTCACCACATCTAAAGCAGAACCACGCTTTTGGCATAGAGGGAACCTTAACAGGTCTCCTGGCACTGCTATTTCTTGCCGTTAGGGACGTCTTTGCCATCACTATTCTCTTTAGGACATTTTTGGTTCTGGGTGAGCTCTTTGAGTTGCTTAGACAACTCATCTATTTTACTTtcaagtttaacagtttcttctTGTCTCTGTTTTAACGCTGCACTAAGCTCACTGTCAAAAGGAGGATTCTTGGACTTTTGACTCAGTTTCTCTACCTGCCTTGAAAGCTCATCCACTCTCCTTTCAAGCTTAGATGCTTCGCTCTGTTTAGCAGTCTGTGTTGGAACGGGCTCATCATCATAGGAGGGTACATCAAAAATGGAGTGGGCATGTACAGCTGCCTTTGTAGCACCAAGATGTTTCTTCATCCTGTCTAGCTTTGCAGATCTACGACCTTCCTCGGTTCTCAACATAAGGAGTAGTTCTGGGAATGTTGGTGGACTGTTCTTTTTGTTCTCTAGCTGGAGAGCTATAATGAGACTCTGGTCCCAGCAGCCTCTAATAAACTCTGAGTAGGTGTTCGCTTAAGGTTTCAACAGAGACTCCCCCTCTAGAAATAGCTCGAGTGAGGAGGCTATGGAGCCTGTTCAAATATGCTGAGGGCTTTTCTCCGCTATTCTGATTGGAGCTGAGAAAGGTTGCAAATAACTCTTCTCCATCCTCCACAACACTGAAAGCGGAATCGAGCTGCCTAATATAAGCCCTGGGTGGTGAACTCACACCAAGCAGCTTAACAACATCTGCCGCTGGACTAAGCAAACTTTCAAGTATTTTCCTAACCTTTTGCACATCACTAAGAGAGGAATCACTGACAAGAAGGTCCACTTGTGTGCGCCATGTTTCGTAATCTACCTCACCATTGGGCCTAGGAGCACGACCAGAAAAGGTGCGCAGTCTGGTTTGTGTAGACCACGATGCTGTTGAGTCATTCCTGATAACGTGCTCAACAACAACCTTTTGAATCTGAGGTGGGTTAAGGAGACTGTGGTCCATATTAACAGGGTTCACCACAgcactagcaggtgcattgtgGGCCTGTGTGTAGTGAGTAGGTTCATCATGATCACTAGCTACAGTGTCATGGAGGGATGTGTCACCATCCTGAGCTGTGCGTGGCTGTGTGTCAGGAATCTCAGAGTTATGTCGAGCTTCTTTGACCTCACTCTGAATAACACTCAAGAAACCTGCTTTACCACTATCTCCAACAGCCTTCAGTTCTTCTAAGTATCTACGAGCTAACTCCTTGCCTACCTCTTCCTGAGCAACATCTCGAATGGTTTTGACAGACCAATCGATAGCAGGATCCTTGGGGCTCGGCAAGTCGCCTAAGATCTGGGGGTTGATCTTGGAAATGGCTTGATCGGACAAATATTCTACCAGGACTCTACCCTCTGGCTGGTTTGGTTCATCAGGAATCCGAACTATCCGAGAAACTTTACCATTAACTGAAAAACACTAGCAATATCATCATCTGTGTAAATCCTTCAATGCCAGTCACAAAAGTGAGCACTGGCCATCTACATCAAAACGTCTGCAAAGATCCATGTCCAACTCAATAGAGTCaaggaaaaatgaaaaggtAGGTATTGTGAGCTGGAAAGTCAAGGTGCTACTATTCACCAATctcctggctggctcgccacTTGTAGCATAATCTGTACTTACGCCAATGCTTTAATGCTTGGAAATCAGGACTGTTGACCTTGGGCAGTTCACTAGGTGTCGGTGTCATCAATTTCACCCCCGATGTCTAGGCCCAGAATCACAGCTTCTCAAGAAATAGGTTACAAGAATTCAAATGTGTCCCAAATATCTGTATCCCATCAGAGGCTAGTTTAAGTAAAGGAGATTGGTAGTAGCTGCTCCACCACAGGAACAGTAAGGCTTCCAGCACACAATGGACACCACACTCACTtaacataaacacatttattaaacacaattttaaataataagcCCTTTTTTTCTGTAGTGTCTTTCCACTCAGTGtcccaagaaaaaaaataaaaataaacacaaatatgtATCCTTCAAGGTCCTTTGGCCAAAAGAAAACCACCTGAGCTCAGGGAAAAGTAAATTGCACTGTTGGGGCCCTTTAAATTGTTCCTACCGCTCTGTTGGAACGGTGTAGCATCCAATAATAGCATCCAGCAAGCAGAAGCATCCACCCGCAGCAACGACCATCTACCGGCCAGAGTCATCAGATGAGGACTTCCACAAGGCAGTTCATCCAGTAGGATCCAGGGTATCGAAAGGGCAAACAAACCAGCCAGAGGGGTTCATGTAATGGCGAATGGCTGTCAGATTCAGCTCAGCTTCACGCTCGTACCACTACAAGACTCCTTTTTCAAACAACATATTAAAACATTAGCTTCACATATAAaggtttttaaaactatttacaacaACTCAAATGTCTACTGTACCCGAATTTCCAGCTCGCAGAGGGCACGAGAGCAGCATGCGCCTCATCGGACGAACGGAGGAAAAACTCTGTGGCTAAACTAGGGAGTGGCTATGCGCAAGGCACAGTGGTGCGTTCAGTGACTACCAAATAATCAGAAATCCCATACTCAAACAATGACCTGGGTTacacttcctctctttctttctccctttcctatcccccccgtcatgtctgtcccatctgtaacaactgaaaataaaataaataataacaacaaagtttgatcaaatggaccaatacggcaatgccatgatgatccatttggcaaaataaatccatttggtatccttgttggtcttcagacaacaattctgacggcttaagaaccaaatgggacagaggggaaaaaaaaaaaaaaaatatttagttaAAGGCAAGGACTTCAGTTTGCATGTCTTTAAACGGTGGTATAAGATTATCTGCTTTTTCTGGTGCAGAATCAAATAACTGTTTAACTCTCATTTTGAATTAATTAATAATGGAATAACTGGTCtgttagtctttattacaagtatcTGTGCAAGCCCCAAAatgaagatgatttttttttttaacttgtcatCATAAGACTCTATAAATTCTCCCCGTTTTGAATTAGGTTCAAGCTTTGGAACTGGAACAAAATCGGGGGATTAATcatgtttttatattaaatttCCTAAATCTCCTAACTCTTTTATTGGCAGTGCTGTTCTTAACACTTCTTGATTCTGAATACTTCTTTCACCACTAGATGGCCTATGTCAGCTATTTTACAAATTactaaaatacatttagagGAAGGGCCATGGAAGAAAGCGCCATCCCCTCTCTACTGATAGTTCAGCTCTGCACGTCCCTTCACATTGCTGTAAAAGACCACAGTGTCTGCTTAACATTTTCAAATCTTAAATTTCAATCAGCCAAAGCAAAGATGTGGAGCCTCCAAAACCTGCTTTTCATCCTCTGCAGTAagtattttaaatgaataaataattaaacatatAAAGGTCAAAGGCAGATGTAGATTAAACATTAGATTTATATGTTTTGGTATTAAGGAGCAGTATGCAGGACCAGTTATGACAGCTTAGATGACTGCCCTGGTCAtctgatttctttttacagcTCTAACATTGCTTCaaataaaacataacatttttcACATTGTCTTTACAGTTACTCTGAGATGTGTGACCAGTGCAGTAGGGGTGATCGATGTGACTGGATATGTGGGGAGAGAGGTTAACGTTTCCTGCTCTTATAATGAGGGTTATGAATCTTATGAAAAGTACCTGTGTAAGAACGACTGTGGTAGTGACGATGTTCTTATTACAACATCAAACTCCTCgaaaaacaaatacaggatCCATGATGACAAAACAGCACGAATCTTCACAACGACCATCACTGATCTTCAATCTACTGATGCTGGGAAATACTGGTGTGGAGTGAGCAGAACTGGGAATGATATCTACACTAAAGTCGAGCTGAAATTAGTATCAGGTAAATAAAGACATGGACAAGTTGAGTTGTACATTTAAAGTGattaaaaattatataaagAAAGTTAAATGTACTGCCATTACCAGCTATTTCTGCTGTAGAATCAACATACTGTTAAACAGTAGTTTAACTCAATACTCATTGGTTCAGTTTAGTACAATCAATCTTAAGATCCTATGCTGACATCGCAATGCTTAAGCCCGATGGATAAACATGTACAGACCAGTAACAATAAGACATAAAACACACTCAAgtagataaaataataaatgcaaacaGTAAATCCTCATATAAGCACTGCATGATGGAAAAAAGTCACAACTTTATAAGTGTATGTGAAACAAGCTATAGACATTAAATCAGTGACTAATGAGgagataaaataataaatgcaaacagtaaatatatttaaacCCTCATATAAGCTTGTATGTGAAGCAAGTGAAAGACTTTAAAACAATGAGCTGAATATGAAACTCTTGTGCTTCATATGTAACCATTTTTGGGCTGTAATACTTCTGGTGTTGTTTTACCTTCTTGACAGACAGCTGCTGTGACACTGTGACCAAAGTTCAAAGTTATGAGGGACACTCTGAGTCCCTCAGTTGTCAGTATGAGTCTCAGTACCAGAACAGTCTGAAGTACATCTGCAGAGGAAATCGGCCCTCCACATGTCTGCAGCAGGCACTAATCACCTCTGACAACAAACAAAATGGACGATTCAGACTTGATGATGACAAAGTGTCAGGAACATTCACAGTGAACATTAGCAGTTTGACTCGTAATGATTCAGGGTCATACCTCTGCGGTGTCCACAGAAACTCTGACCTGGATGTTTTCTCTGCTGTTGAGCTTAAAGTTGAAGGTGAGAGTTCATAGTTATACTTAATTACATCAGCCTGAATATATCAATGCTTTTTCCCCAATAAGCTCCAACAAGCTGAATATCTGGTGATTCTAAAATACCTTTGCTCATTCAATCTGACAGAGTGGTACTGTGTCAAATCAACTAAAATAAATGGTACTGCAGGACATCCACTAACTTTGCAGTGTCCTTATCCTCCACAATATCGGCATAACAGCAAGTTCCTCTGTAAGGGAGACCACCGTAACAATTGCACAAAGATGGCGGTGAGTCAAAGGAGGTTCACACTGCAAGATAATGCTACTTCCAGTTCTTTCATGATAAAGATCACAGCACTGGAAGCAGGTGATGCTGGGACATACTGGTGTGGGACAGACTCACAGTGGAGAGTTGGAAACTACACCAAGATTGAGCTGTCAGGTATGTTGTGAACAattttgtgtatatataatCCAAGTAATAGATGTGTGAGCTGTGTGCTTGTTAGGGCTCAGTTCAGCTGTCTGAGGTgtgaacaaatgaaaaaaaactgtatgAAGCTCACAGTAAGCACAACAAATAGCACCACAGAAATAGAACTACTGAGAACTTCACCTACTTGTTACTTATCAGATGAACGATGATCTGAAAtctgttttggggtttgttttgcTGTATGTAAATCTCAGAATTTGTTAAGTTATGCAAGCTTATCTGCTAAAATAAGAATTTATAGCCACACTAGTACCATTTGACTGAAAGCTTTTGAGTTTTATATGTATCGCATATATTAACTACAAATATAAAATAGGAATCAAGCAAACCTTGAAAGTGTAACTATCGCCTGAGTATTAATATTGTGAAAACTGATACCatggaatatataataatattaacaataacttcATTTATGtaacacttttaaaaacacagagttaaaaagtgtttcacaatttaaaaaaaaagattgaagATTGAGTCAGCCAAGCTGACTGACTGGGGAAGGCTGTTTCACAGTTTGGGCGCTACAACCTCAAAAGCATGATCACCTTTGGTTTTAAAAACAGAGCGAGTGACAAACATGACCAATTTAATGTCTATGAAACTCCATGAAATACAGTAACAGAAATAAGCACGGGTTTCTTGGTTGATTTATCTGTTTCCTGGTAATTCAATGGAGAAAACTTGAAAAAGTGTTTTGGTACAAACATTTGGTCaaatgacccagtgtttttgacttttttgaCTATAATCTGTCTTGAAATATAGTTGCTGAGAGCactaagagtttttttttcctcttacagTCTTTCTGCAGCACACCAGCACTGTAACTCCAGGCACCACTGTGGGAACAAGAATCCCAGGTAAAACTATTACAGATACAGAAAACACGTGTGTGTCTGTTAGTGTGTACTTCAGCTGATTGGTGTTGTGACAAGAAATACATTTCATACCATGAATTATGGTTAACATTTGGTTTTGGTTATGGCTTCATGGTTACATGAAGTGAATGTAAGTCAAGCCAATATGTTAAAGCATCTGTGGGTGTGGGCTCCAGTAACCACAGTTAAGTTATACACGTAACTTATAAACCGAAAATTATGAAACCATTGCGTAAGTCCACGGGTCTGCTGTTAGATCCATAAAAGATTGTTATTGAAATTATTGTGCAATTTTACTGTGTTCTGTTTTGGTTTCTATTTTCAGATGCAGCACTCTATGTGGTTTACACAGCACCCGTTTGCGCTGCTGCTAATGTGTGTTCTAGTAATTGTTTATAAGTACAGATGTCTCAAAGGTACTGTTACATTCATATACACACAGAGACCCTTAAACTCAGATATGCATGAAAAACTAGCATAACTACATCTAATGCTGTGTATTTTCTGAAGCTGATGAAACCATGAGCAAACATACACCCAAGGCAAAGAGCTCAAAGGAAGAGATGGGTGCAACAGGAAGCAGAGTAAGTCTTAGAGAAAGAGTCTAAATAGAGTTGTGCATCTATAACACACTCCACTATAAATAAttacaataaaagaaatgaCTGATTTTACTCGTAGTCCAAACAAACTTTAACATGTAAAATTTATTTGGTGATTTAATTAAATAGGAAGGTGTAGTCTAATTGTTTTGAACAGAAGAGCTAAAAGAGAAGTGCACCCTTGACCTGTTTTCACTTCTATATCATAGTGTGACATTAACTGTACACTTTTAGCAAGTGTGTCATGGTGCATTGTTACATTGTAGCATGAAAGAGTGGCTATTGACCAACAGGCTGCACTTCCAGAACACTGACTATAGAATTTGTGTGCTGTTACATTTATTACTCTTAACGATAATTCCTTAAAAAAACGTTTACTACATTTTGGTTATTATAACCCTGGATGGACATAAATTAATACTGCAGCTTGACTTGCTGGAGGAAGCATAAGGCTACTTTGGTTGAAATGCCAGTGTAtagacatttttttcaaaatgtttccAACAACCCAGGTCTCTGCAACATGTGTTGTTCATTGTTTACTGTGTGTTGATTCTTTTTTAGATTAATGGAAATCAAGAAAGTGTCTTGACCTACAAAAAGCAACGCGCCTGTAGCCACCATGACGATCCAGGTAGAAATGAAGAGGTCTATGCAAACATGCCCACAACAGAAGAAATCTACTGTAATGAAAGTTTCCATaatagaaaaacatgaaatgagTTCACAACTGTGGTCTGTATATTCCATTTCATTAGTATTCCTTAAAGTGTTCATAAAACTTTCtactctttttaaaataaaaatgtagaatTCTCCAAATGTAACTTATCAACATGAGTGTGaactaaatgaaaaagaaaagtaaaataaaatacagtttggtgaaacataataatacatttaatagTACACTGATTtatattcatcttcatttattttACCTAATTAAACTTTAATCACCACAACTGCTTTTCCAATTAACAGAGTTttgtaccccccccccccaaaaaaaaaaagacagacataATTCAGAAGGGCCAGGACAATCAACTTCTTTCCATCCTTTTCAGTGTCTGGATATAACATATATATTCACTGGACTGTAGTGGAAAGTATATCACAGGGGTGCAAAGTGTATAAAAACCACACAGCACAGTTTTATACTACACCTTGGGAGTCGGTATGTTActgttgaaagattttattatgtttatgtttagaagtacattttgtttaaggttttctagatgtgtttgctcttttttactagagaagttacgttgtgcaagctttgtgtgcattccagagctctctgactttcacacacacatcctgggagcatgagAGAGGTTgtaccttctcttactgatttatggtataggaggacacctactctgtatctgttttagtctaagagccttttgtttagatggaccgctagactcctggcaccagctttggggagtcttcacggggtcatatctcgaccccacacacacacacacacacacacacacacaaggtatacgtcatatgttaatgaacctatgcatattcatgtaaccacaataaaagagcagtgttacgggagagcggacgagagcaactaaggtcaagcgaaggaacggcgcctgtccggttctctcccgtgcacgttaatttgtaaaacctgtctgagtgtcatttattccaatctgagttgcattacaggaaaactccttacAGTTACTTAAAGGAAAAAGCATCAGAAGGTTCTCCAAGAACAAATACTTTCTTGTCTGTAGTCAAGAAAATAATAGAACGCTGAATTTGCCAGGATCTACTAAAGAAAACATGAAGTTCTTTTGTAAATTATGGCCACGTGGTAACACggtggtgtggtggttagcactattgcctcacagcaagaaggtcctgggtttgactCAGCTGAccagggcctttctgtgtggcgttcgcatgttctccccgtgtttgcttgggttctctccaggtactccagcttcttctcacagtccaaagacatgcagttatgGGTGTTAAGTTAACTGATGATTCTGGGGATGGAGACAATGgttgtctttctctctgtgttagccctatgatagactggcaacctgtccagtgtctaccctgcctctcgccctatgacagctgggataggctccagcaggCAAACCCTGATGAGGATAAGCAGAACACAATGGATGGATGACCATTTTTAGAATAACAATAGAAGATTCACTACAATATGTTTATTTTCTCATGACGTGTAAATCACTGGTTGTTTTCTGTGTAAGAAAAACATGTTAATGATGTTATGAACATGTACAGTATATATCAGaaagagaaggtacgacctctcacATGACCTTaggatgtgtgtgtgccagagcactctggaacgcacacagagtctttgcagactactaaggatcagaCATTCTATCAATATGCAAAGATTATATATCTCTAAGCATTATTGATTGTATGTTTATAAGTACAAATGACAACCATAAAATATCACTCTAACACCATGAAATCTATAACAAAACCTTTGCTCTCAGCATCTAGAAGTATAGCAAGGAACCAAAGATGGTATTGCTGGTTGTGTTGCAATAGTAGTTCCAATCTAGACAGTGGTTGTGCCTTCTTcctatattttaatttttagttAGATTCAGTTGACTGAAACAACAGTTTGGGAATCTTGTTGGATTTAAAATACCCCTTCAGTCGTGCCATGTTAGCATCAACATCATAGGCTgaaacatagagcagagcaatCCCACAGATGTGTGACTTGCTGTGGGCAATTTCTTTTAATGTCATTGTTGAAATAAAGTTGCTTTCTCCTACAGTTTTTCTGCAGCACACTCTGGGAACTTTGGAAACAAATAACCCAGGTAAAGCTATTAAAGATACAGTACATGTGCCTGTTAAAGGAATATCCCATCGTATAGTTGAATGGATAAATTCACGTATCTCAGTCTAAAAGGTTTGGGTTTTAGGACAGCTCCAAATCATATGTGTTAATGTGCCCACCCCAGTCTGACATCTCCGGCACTCGGGGGACTGTATGAGGTTCACCCTGTACAGTCTGTGTGGTGACCAGTAAATTCGGTGTAGTAATTTGAATTGGATTAGTCTCGTTCTAAGTTCCATGGAcatctttttaatgttttgcaaAATTGTAGTCCATTCCTGATCTGTAAAAACCACACCAAGGTCAGCTTCCCAAGGTAATCTGAGGGCGGGTAGCCCTTTACTCGTGCCCTTAACAACCCCTGAGTAATGACCGCATGACCTCCCCCAAAGACTTTCTTGATGTAGCTAAGATAGTCAATAGTTGGAGGTGGTGTGGAAGGAGAACCAAAGGTTTTGAGCAATAAATGCCGGAGCTGCAGATACCTCCAAAACTGACTCTGTGGCAACTGAAACTGTGCTTTAAGGTAATTAAAGGACTTCAGAGTTCTCCCCTGATACAGGTCTCCAAAACAAGTATCCCTCTCTGGAGTTAAAATTTAGTAGCAAGGCCACCTTCTTCCAGACAGTCTCCAGGAACTAAAGAATAGGGTGGGAGAGAGTTTGGTGGTTAAATCTGCATCTGAGGGAGTGATGAGAACAAAGTACTCTCAAGACTAAACCATGGGGGGGCTCGTTCTGGAGGGAGAGCCTAGTGAACTGTGTGTCTCAGACTGAAAGCATAATGGTAAAACAGTAAATTTGGGACCCCCAGGCCACCCGACTTCACTGTTTGCTGTAGCCTTTTAAGCTTTATACTAGGACATCTGTTATTCCATTTGAATTGATTGCGTAACCTGTCAAATTGATGAAAATATTTTGATGGGACTTAGCGGGAGTGTTTGTAGTAAGTAATTACATTTAGGAGCACAGTTCATTTTAATGATGTAAACTTTGCCCCAAAGGGTGAGAAACAAAGGGGACCATCTAATTATGTTGGTTCTGAACTTGTCAAATAGAGGTTCAAAATTAGCCTGAAACATGTTAGATATGTAATGCCCAAGTATTTAATACCACTCTGAGGCCAGCTGAAATCATCTGGCTGGAACAGGGTTTGGGGGCAGTAGGCAGTCAGAGGGAGCGCTTCGGACTTTGACCAAtttcatacttttatttattaagttttattaattttttctctgtgtcttttaCTTAGCAGTAGAGTGGTAGTTTGTTTTAATAGCTCTCTCTTTAAAAAGGGATTTCTGCTGtgtactatttatattttatgccAGCACGGTTGGTGTAGCACATGCACAATTTCATtgcacatgtacaatgacaataaagggttATTCTATTCAAGGCTATGCTATTATAGAAAGCTTGTGAAATCTTCTTTAACCACTAGATGGAATGTGTCAGCTATTTCAGAAGCCCAACTAAGAATGCCCTACCTCATCTGTGTTGATGGTCCAGCTCTACCCCTCCCCTCACATTACTATGGCGTTAAATGACGCCTGTTtccatcatttttttaaacctgagAGAATTTCCTGTCAAGGCTCTATGTGGACAAACTAAAGCAAAGATGAGGAGACTTCAAAACCTGCTGTTCACCTTTTGCAGTAAGTTGTTTAAACTGGTAAATAACTAAAATATAAAGACCAAAGGCTGATGTAGACTAAGTAGTACATATATCTCTTCTAGTAATTTAGGAGCAGTAGGCCAAACGCTTTCAGACTTGGTCATTTCGTTATACAGCACTAACATTGTTAGCATGAAACCTACCATGATGACTTTCACATTCTTTTTCCAGTTGCTCTGAGGTGTGTGACCACTGCAGAAGAGGTGATCCATGTGACTGGATATGTAGGGAGTGCAGTTAAAGTTTCCTGCTCCTATGATCAGGGTTACGAGTCTTATGAGAAGTACCTGTGTCAGAATGACTGTCACAGCGATAATGATGTTCTTATTACAACATCAAATCCAGTGAAAAGCAAATACAGGATCCATGATGACAAAACAGCACGAATCTTCACAACAAGCATCTCTGATCTTCGTTCTGCGGATGCTGGGAAATACTGGTGTGGAGTGAGCAGATTTGGAAGAGATATCTACACCGAAGTCGAGCTGAAATTAGTCCAAGGTAAATAAACCTTTCCCAAAATCGAATTATATGTTGAATTCAGGTAAAATCATATGTAT contains:
- the LOC120440577 gene encoding polymeric immunoglobulin receptor-like isoform X1; translated protein: MEESAIPSLLIVQLCTSLHIAVKDHSVCLTFSNLKFQSAKAKMWSLQNLLFILCITLRCVTSAVGVIDVTGYVGREVNVSCSYNEGYESYEKYLCKNDCGSDDVLITTSNSSKNKYRIHDDKTARIFTTTITDLQSTDAGKYWCGVSRTGNDIYTKVELKLVSDSCCDTVTKVQSYEGHSESLSCQYESQYQNSLKYICRGNRPSTCLQQALITSDNKQNGRFRLDDDKVSGTFTVNISSLTRNDSGSYLCGVHRNSDLDVFSAVELKVEEWCCVKSTKINGTAGHPLTLQCPYPPQYRHNSKFLCKGDHRNNCTKMAVSQRRFTLQDNATSSSFMIKITALEAGDAGTYWCGTDSQWRVGNYTKIELSVFLQHTSTVTPGTTVGTRIPDAALYVVYTAPVALLLMCVLVIVYKYRCLKEADETTSKHKPKAKSSKEVMGATGSRIYGNQESVLTYKKQRACSHHEDPGRNEEVYANMPTTEEIYCNESFHNRKT
- the LOC120440577 gene encoding polymeric immunoglobulin receptor-like isoform X3 — translated: MEESAIPSLLIVQLCTSLHIAVKDHSVCLTFSNLKFQSAKAKMWSLQNLLFILCITLRCVTSAVGVIDVTGYVGREVNVSCSYNEGYESYEKYLCKNDCGSDDVLITTSNSSKNKYRIHDDKTARIFTTTITDLQSTDAGKYWCGVSRTGNDIYTKVELKLVSDSCCDTVTKVQSYEGHSESLSCQYESQYQNSLKYICRGNRPSTCLQQALITSDNKQNGRFRLDDDKVSGTFTVNISSLTRNDSGSYLCGVHRNSDLDVFSAVELKVEEWCCVKSTKINGTAGHPLTLQCPYPPQYRHNSKFLCKGDHRNNCTKMAVSQRRFTLQDNATSSSFMIKITALEAGDAGTYWCGTDSQWRVGNYTKIELSVFLQHTSTVTPGTTVGTRIPDAALYVVYTAPVALLLMCVLVIVYKYRCLKADETTSKHKPKAKSSKEVMGATGSRIYGNQESVLTYKKQRACSHHEDPGRNEEVYANMPTTEEIYCNESFHNRKT